A part of Pungitius pungitius chromosome 15, fPunPun2.1, whole genome shotgun sequence genomic DNA contains:
- the chd8 gene encoding chromodomain-helicase-DNA-binding protein 8 isoform X3, with amino-acid sequence MADPIMDLFEDTPLFNLDALQDDSFSQGSSDPVEEALKLALGQVDPPTEPDLMVNADLGVSVAAPAVPEPAPVQLATQQPLQVATAQTVSIAVAPTVASVSAAPAPVDTLPQIQVQTSIPTSTTVLLSSPLTVSSSPITTTATTQHLTQITHQLTPQQLAAITQQAGGKIVILKGPQGQAQVLQTVSGATGQTTGKVIRVLSGTPLKPGMSILQGGTVLNQGSPGQAQVKTQGQTIQLQIPSQAQMGQGQTQVQGQVQLQPAMQAQTQGGEAKRITLVLQQPSQVGSNAQAGQVQQQLTQVQQIQTTQGGQQQVPTRLVLGQLPGGKLVLQGSQLAALTQARAAGQAGGQPKVLTIQLQVQQQPNQQGGIKYQLVSGAGNSGSPQVLQITQGQGGQRVAVPIKMLLQPQTSSASSAGGTVSMVKVITTSAAGPSTTTTSSSQAIRITKAPGEPASVRRVEILCKQEKANRIVAEAIARAKARGEKNLPRVLNQDELPATQTSPELGGTVTVVSTAKKKSGGGSKKKSPVAGGATPKPTGGAEKKSKAKTPGGATGAGGGTATAGSGNKSKSKTKTNTITLVGAKKRKRNASSDHSDGELSPASPAALDDDLITKRRSNRVVKRKKYTEDLDIKITDDEDEQEDVDVTTTAAAVASISGGTAAQLKQQLELDVDGQPSMQFFVENPSEEDAAIVDKILSLRLTKKEVSQGQYTTVEEFFVKYKNYSYLHCEWASLSQLEKDKRIHQKIKRFKTKQAQTRNLFQEDEEAFNPDYVEADRILDVSHSVDKDNGEPVIYYLVKWCSLPYEDATWELKEDVDEGKVVEFSKILNRQPRLKRTPRPPASSWKKLEETREYKNGNTLREYQLEGVNWLLFNWYNRQNCILADEMGLGKTIQSIALLSEEYDAGVQGPFLVIAPLSTITNWEREFSTWTDMNAIVYHGSLASRQMIQQYEMYFKDDKEHLIPGAYKFDALITTFEMVLSDCPELREISWRCVIIDEAHRLKNRNCKLLDSLKMLDVEHKVLLTGTPLQNTVEELFSLLHFLEPAQFPSETEFLRDFGDLKTEEQVQKLQAILKPMMLRRLKEDVEKNLAPKQETIIEVELTDVQKKYYRAILERNFSFLSLGVTSNSNVPNLLNTMMELRKCCNHPYLINGAEEKIVTELRGVYDPMAPDFHLQALIRSAGKLVLLDKLLPRLKASGHKVLIFSQMVRCLDILEDYLINKRYLYERIDGRVRGNLRQAAIDRFSKPDSDRFVFLLCTRAGGLGINLTAADTCVIFDSDWNPQNDLQAQARCHRIGQSKAVKVYRLITRNSYEREMLDKASLKLGLDRAVLQSMSGNKEGNVNGQVQQFSKKEIEDLLRKGAYAAIMDENDEGSRFCEEDIDQILQRRATTITIESEGKGSTFSKASFVASENRNDIALDDPEFWQKWAKRADIDMDTMNRKNTLVIDTPRVRKQTRQYSTLRGEGGDLSDADSDDEYPPANSRQSRSSRRADRHSGGGYGRTDCFRVEKHLLVYGWGRWRDILSHARCKRRLSDRDVETICRVILVFCLLHYRGDENIKSFIWELITPPENGREPQTLLNHSGLSIPVPRGRKGKRVKAQSTFDVQKVEWIRKYNPDTLLLDDSYRKHLKHQCNKVLLRVRMLYYLKQEVIGEHADAVLKGADSRDVDIWMPEMEQQEVPARWWDTEADRSLLAGVFKHGYEMYTTMRADPCLCFLERAGRPDDKAIDAEQHTGDAELGDDPDYDKYSEDPEFKPASRHAKDLFDEPDSMNVDDEISVEDKVGPAVTESFSSQSGASDWPSSSSLTARLRRLITAYQRSYRQEQLKIEAEAKGDRRRRRCEQASKLKEIARQERQQRWTRREECDFYRVVSTFGVEKIKREHGLPEEADLDFDWNRFRTFARLDKKTDESLSRYFRSFLAMCRRVCHLRPGRGEESAELSQTVAPITEERASRTLYRISLLRRLRERALPCPSLEERLRLAPASSELPAWWDIPEHDRQLMLGAALHGVSRTELSIYSDPQFTFCQAREEFIQNQQAPPPPPEAMPIMPLMPLSQLKTVEEVPVVKEEVAKEDSRLLEGEISAALHGTPLSHHDGKERAPGWSLKRSRGRGGKTGGRKAEGGSDSDSDSDSGSSSSGRSGSSDESGESEEEAGRGMKLCDADEENSLLSMTPSQDGLPPPDPLRVDWPKDRVLINRLDSLCTLMMTGQWPSGRRYVPEAQLNPSSELAGDEMAYTRVIRKPGGTTSGLGEEGEDGEFTVKLLKEEGLKLTFSKHSLLPNGSGGDGSGRKRRKDQELSDPDGLNDPLEHTPRSRDPPTWLKENPDYEVEGDMLELLVNRSKRKRRRRADKAVTGSEKVKVINMRTGKKVGAAFCPMLQDLREYLEENPDNAVAPDWSETVRKSGFLPATFFHRLLAEHTEIPKKNRRRHHHHHHHHHAPEPTAEDPNMDAVEEETLVSDGAYMMDEEDLETTHHFLTSPDFDVKMEGGDSLSQGDYDSSDQEALLNDVVIAQKDSDTSSSSED; translated from the exons ATGGCGGACCCCATCATGGACCTTTTTGAGGACACACCCCTGTTTAACCTTGATGCCCTGCAGGACGACTCCTTCTCTCAGGGCTCCTCGGACCCCGTGGAAGAAGCCCTTAAGCTGGCGTTGGGCCAAGTGGACCCACCGACTGAGCCTGATCTCATGGTCAACGCAGACCTTGGTGTTTCTGTAGCAGCTCCTGCCGTCCCGGAGCCCGCTCCCGTTCAACTCGCCACGCAGCAGCCGCTGCAAGTGGCGACCGCTCAGACTGTTTCCATAGCTGTGGCTCCCACTGTAGcctctgtctctgctgctcctgcaccaGTTGATACTTTACCTCAGATCCAGGTTCAGACCAGCATACCCACCAGTACGACTGTGCTGCTGAGCTCACCTTTGACAGTTTCCAGCTCCCCAATCACCACCACTGCCACCACGCAGCATCTCACGCAGATAACTCATCAACTCACCCCACAGCAGTTGGCTGCCATCACACAGCAGGCAGGTGGCAAAATTGTCATACTCAAAGGTCCCCAAGGTCAAGCCCAGGTGCTGCAGACTGTATCAGGAGCCACAGGCCAGACGACTGGAAAGGTCATCCGCGTGTTGTCTGGCACTCCTCTTAAGCCCGGCATGTCCATACTGCAGGGGGGGACAGTCTTGAATCAGGGCAGCCCGGGACAAGCTCAAGTCAAG ACACAAGGCCAGACCATTCAGCTGCAGATTCCATCCCAAGCACAGATGGGTCAAGGCCAGACTCAAGTGCAAGGCCAGGTGCAGCTCCAGCCAGCCATGCAGGCGCAAACGCAG GGTGGTGAAGCAAAGCGGATCACCTTGGTTCTCCAACAGCCTTCCCAGGTAGGCTCTAATGCCCAAGCGGGGCAAGTACAGCAACAGTTGACACAAGTGCAGCAGATTCAGACGACCCAAGGGGGCCAGCAGCAGGTCCCAACTAGACTGGTGCTGGGGCAGCTCCCGGGAGGCAAACTGGTTCTCCAGGGAAGCCAGCTAGCAGCCCTGACCCAGGCTCGGGCTGCAGGCCAGGCGGGAGGCCAGCCCAAAGTCCTCACAATTCAGCTACAGGTGCAGCAGCAACCCAACCAACAAGGAGGAATTAAG TACCAGCTGGTCTCGGGAGCTGGCAATTCTGGCAGCCCACAGGTGTTACAGATCACGCAGGGCCAAGGAGGACAGAGAGTTGCGGTTCCAATCAAAATGCTTTTGCAACCCCAG ACGAGCTCGGCATCCTCAGCCGGGGGCACTGTGTCTATGGTTAAGGTCATCACCACGTCAGCAGCGGGCCCCTCTACTACGACCACATCTTCGTCCCAGGCCATCCGCATAACAAAAGCCCCTGGGGAGCCGGCCTCTGTGCGACGGGTGGAGATCCTCTGCAAGCAGGAGAAAGCAAACCGCATTGTGGCTGAAGCTATAGCCCGGGCCAAAGCGCGGGGCGAGAAGAACCTGCCAAGAGTCCTGAACCAGGATGAGCTTCCAGCCACGCAGACCTCTCCGGAACTGGGGGGCACTGTGACGGTGGTGTCCACTGCAAAGAAAAAGTCTGGCGGAGGAAGCAAGAAGAAAAGTCCTGTGGCTGGGGGAGCAACTCCAAAACCCACGGGTGGAGCTGAAAAGAAGAGTAAAGCGAAGACGCCAGGAGGAGCAACTGGAGCGGGTGGAGGCACAGCGACAGCCGGCTCTGGGAACAAGAGCAAAAGCAAAACTAAGACAAA CACAATTACACTGGTgggagcaaagaaaagaaagcgcAATGCGTCGTCAGACCACTCTGACGGGGAGTTGAGCCCTGCATCACCTGCTGCTCTGGACGATGACCTCATTACG AAGAGGCGCTCCAATCGCGTggttaaaaggaaaaagtacACTGAGGACCTTGATATCAAGATAACGGATGACGAAGATGAACAGGAAGATGTAGACGTAACTACGACTGCGGCAGCTGTGGCCTCCATCAGTGGTGGGACAGCAGCGCAGCTTAAACAGCAATTGGAGCTAGATGTTGATGGACAGCCCAGCATGCAGTTCTTTGTG gaaaaCCCAAGTGAGGAAGATGCTGCCATTGTAGACAAAATTCTGTCTTTAAGGTTGACCAAGAAGGAA GTGTCGCAAGGCCAGTACACCACTGTTGAGGAATTctttgtaaaatacaaaaacta TTCTTACTTGCACTGCGAGTGGGCCAGTTTGAGTCAGCTGGAGAAGGATAAGAGGATCCATCAAAAGATCAAGCGCTTCAAGACAAAGCAAGCCCAAACGAGGAATCTCTTCCAAGAG GATGAGGAAGCTTTTAACCCAGACTATGTGGAGGCGGACAGGATCCTGGACGTGTCCCACAGTGTGGACAAGGACAACGGCGAG CCTGTCATCTACTACTTAGTCAAGTGGTGCTCTCTGCCATATGAGGATGCTACTTGGGAGCTGAAGGAGGACGTGGACGAGGGAAAGGTCGTGGAATTCAGCAAAATCCTAAACCGGCAACCTCGCCTTAAGAGGACG CCCCGGCCGCCTGCCAGTTCATGGAAGAAGTTGGAGGAAACCAGAGAGTACAAGAATGGCAACACACTCCGAGAGTACCAGCTGGAAGGAGTCAACTGGCTACTCTTCAACTGGTACAACAG GCAGAACTGTATCCTGGCAGACGAGATGGGTCTGGGGAAAACCATCCAGTCCATCGCGCTGCTGTCAGAGGAGTATGATGCCGGCGTCCAGGGCCCTTTCCTGGTCATTGCTCCGCTCTCCACCATCACAAACTGGGAGAGGGAGTTCAGCACATGGACCGACATGAACGCCATAGTCTATCACGGCAGCCTGGCCAGCAGGCAGATGATCCAACAGTATGAGATGTACTTCAAAGACGACAAG GAGCACTTGATCCCAGGTGCGTACAAGTTCGACGCCCTCATCACAACGTTTGAGATGGTGTTATCAGATTGTCCAGAGCTGAGGGAGATCTCTTGGCGCTGTGTGATCATCGATGAGGCCCACCGCCTTAAGAATCGCAACTGCAAGCTATTGGACAGCTTGAAGATGCTGGATGTG GAACACAAGGTGTTGTTGACCGGCACTCCTCTCCAGAACACAGTGGAGGAACTCTTCAGCCTGCTTCATTTTCTGGAGCCTGCTCAGTTCCCTTCTGAGACTGAGTTCCTCAGGGACTTTGGAGACCTAAAAACAGAGGAACAG GTTCAGAAGTTGCAGGCCATCTTAAAGCCCATGATGCTACGAAGGCTCAAAGAGGACGTTGAGAAGAACTTGGCACCCAAACAGGAGACCATCATTGAG GTTGAGTTGACTGATGTCCAGAAGAAGTACTACCGGGCCATCCTGGAGAGGAACTTCAGTTTCCTCAGTCTGGGGGTAACCAGTAACAGCAATGTCCCCAACCTGCTCAACACCATGATGGAGCTACGCAAGTGCTGCAACCACCCCTACCTTATCAATG gcGCAGAGGAGAAAATTGTAACGGAGCTGCGCGGGGTTTATGACCCCATGGCGCCCGACTTCCATTTGCAAGCCCTGATTCGGTCGGCCGGCAAGCTGGTGCTACTGGACAAGCTTCTGCCTCGCCTCAAGGCTAGTGGCCACAAAGTGCTCATCTTCTCCCAGATGGTGCGCTGCTTGGACATCCTGGAAGACTACCTCATCAACAAGAG ATACCTTTATGAGAGAATTGATGGAAGAGTGCGGGGCAATTTGCGGCAAGCTGCCATCGATCGCTTCAGCAAGCCTGACTCGGACCGCTTCGTCTTCCTACTGTGTACTCGGGCTGGTGGGCTGGGCATTAACCTCACTGCTGCTGACACCTGTGTTATATTTGACTCTGACTGGAACCCTCAAAATGACCTGCAG GCTCAGGCACGGTGTCACCGTATTGGTCAATCTAAAGCCGTCAAGGTCTACCGTCTGATCACCAGGAACTCTTACGAGAGGGAGATGCTGGATAAAGCGAGCCTGAAGCTCGGCCTGGACCGTGCTGTCCTGCAGAGCATGAGTGGCAACAAAGAAGGCAACGTCAATGGG CAAGTACAGCAGTTCTCCAAGAAGGAGATTGAAGACCTGCTGAGGAAAGGAGCCTATGCCGCCATCATGGATGAAAATGATGAGGGCAGCCGCTTCTGCGAGGAGGACATTGACCAGATCCTTCAGCGTAGagccaccaccatcaccatcgaGAGCGAGGGCAAGGGCTCCACCTTCTCCAAGGCCAGCTTTGTGGCCTCTGAGAACCGCAACGACATTGCCCTCGATGACCCTGAATTCTGGCAGAAGTGGGCCAAGAGAGCTGACATCGACATGGACACCATGAACCGAAAG AACACCCTTGTGATCGATACTCCCAGAGTCCGCAAGCAGACGCGCCAGTACTCAACTCTACGAGGGGAAGGGGGAGACTTGTCTGATGCAGACAGCGACGATGAGTATCCGCCAGCAAACTCCAGACAGTCGCGCTCCTCGCGGCGCGCCGACCGCCACAGTGGGGGGGGTTACGGCCGCACAGACTGTTTCCGGGTGGAGAAGCACCTGCTTGTTTATGG CTGGGGTCGCTGGAGGGACATCTTATCGCATGCCAGGTGTAAGCGCCGCCTGAGTGACCGCGACGTGGAGACAATCTGCAGAGTCATCCTGGTCTTTTGTCTCCTCCACTATCGCGGGGATGAGAACATCAAGAGTTTCATCTGGGAGCTCATCACGCCGCCAGAGAACGGACGGGAGCCGCAAACACTACTCAACCACTCTG GCCTGTCCATCCCTGTCCCGAGAGGCAGGAAGGGCAAGAGAGTAAAGGCCCAGAGCACGTTCGATGTCCAGAAGGTGGAATGGATCCGCAAGTACAACCCTGACACTCTGCTTCTGGACGACAGCTACCGCAAACATCTCAAGCACCAGTGCAACAA GGTGCTGCTGAGGGTGCGCATGCTTTACTATCTGAAACAGGAGGTGATCGGCGAACATGCAGATGCCGTCCTGAAAGGGGCTGACAGCAG ggATGTTGATATCTGGATGCCTGagatggagcagcaggaggtaCCAGCAAGGTGGTGGGATACTGAAGCGGACCGCTCACTGCTTGCTGGAGTATTTAAACATG gTTATGAGATGTACACCACTATGCGTGCCGATCCCTGCCTCTGCTTCCTGGAGCGAGCCGGTCGACCTGATGACAAGGCCATCGATGCCGAGCAGCACACTGGTGATGCTGAGCTGGGGGATGA TCCTGATTACGATAAGTACTCAGAGGACCCAGAGTTCAAGCCTGCATCGAGACACGCCAAAGATCTTTTCGATGAG CCTGATTCCATGAACGTTGACGATGAGATCTCCGTGGAAGACAAGGTGGGGCCAGCAGTCACAGAATCCTTTTCCAGCCAGAGCGGCGCAAGTGACTGGCCCTCGAGCTCATCGCTTACGGCGCGGTTGCGGCGATTGATCACTGCTTACCAACGCAGCTACAGGCAGGAGCAGCTGAAGATCGAGGCGGAAGCAAAAGGCGACCGCAGGCGCAGGAGGTGCGAGCAGGCCAGCAAGCTGAAGGAGATCGCACGGCAGGAGCGCCAGCAGAG GTGGACGCGTAGGGAGGAATGTGACTTCTACCGCGTGGTATCTACCTTTGGTGTGGAAAAGATCAAAAGGGAGCATGGTCTTCCAGAGGAAGCAGATCTTGATTTTGATTGGAACCGCTTCCGGACTTTTGCTCGTCTGGATAAAAAAACGGATGAGAGCCTCAGTCGATACTTCCGCTCTTTTCTCGCCATGTGTCGGCGGGTTTGCCACCTGCGCCCAGGCCGCGGTGAAG AATCAGCAGAGCTTTCCCAGACTGTCGCCCCCATCACTGAGGAGCGTGCTTCCCGAACCCTTTACCGTATTAGCCTCCTCCGTCGCCTCCGTGAGAGAGCGCTGCCCTGCCCGTCTCTGGAGGAGCGTCTGCGTCTGGCTCCCGCCAGCTCTGAGCTGCCCGCCTGGTGGGACATTCCGGAACACGATCGTCAGCTGATGCTGGGCGCCGCTTTGCACGGCGTCAGCCGCACGGAGCTCTCCATCTACTCTGACCCCCAGTTCACCTTCTGCCAGGCTCGGGAAGAGTTTATCCAGAACCAGCAGGCCCCACCACCTCCGCCCGAGGCAATGCCCATCATGCCCCTCATGCCCCTCAGCCAGCTGAAGACTGTGGAGGAGGTGCCCgttgtgaaggaggaggtggctAAAGAGGACAGCCGGTTGCTGGAAGGGGAAATCAGTGCTGCCCTGCATGGTACGCCCTTGAGTCACCACGACGGCAAGGAACGGGCGCCGGGGTGGAGCCTCAAGAGGAGCCGGGGGAGGGGTGGAAAGACAGGAGGAAGGAAAGCAGAGGGAGGGTCGGATTCTGACTCCGACTCTGACTCCGGCTCATCGTCATCCGGCCGATCGGGCAGCAGTGATGAGAGTggagagagcgaggaagaggcaGGAAGAG GCATGAAGCTGTGTGACGCAGATGAGGAAAATAGTTTACTCTCCATGACTCCATCTCAGGATGGCCTTCCTCCTCCCGATCCTCTCAGAGTGGATTGGCCCAAG GATCGTGTATTAATCAACCGTCTGGACAGTTTGTGTACGCTGATGATGACCGGTCAGTGGCCCTCAGGGCGGCGCTACGTGCCAGAGGCTCAGCTCAACCCGAGCTCGGAGCTGGCAGGAGATGAGATGGCCTACACAAGGGTGATCCGCAAACCCGGCGGCACTACAAGTGGCCTcggggaagagggagaagatggCGAGTTCACTGTCAAACTCCTTAAG GAGGAGGGACTGAAGCTGACCTTCTCTAAGCATTCGTTGTTGCCCAATGGCTCAGGGGGAGATGGCAGTGGCCGAAAGAGACGCAAGGACCAAGAG TTATCAGACCCAGATGGACTCAATGATCCACTGGAGCATACTCCTCGGAGCAGGGACCCCCCCACCTGGTTAAAGGAGAACCCAGATTATGAGGTGGAGGGAGACATGCTGGAG CTTCTTGTGAACaggagcaagaggaagaggaggaggagggctgacAAAGCCGTCACAGGCAGTGagaaggtcaaagtcattaaCATGAGGACAGGAAAGAAG GTGGGAGCTGCTTTTTGTCCGATGTTGCAAGACCTGAGGGAATATCTGGAGGAGAATCCCGATAATGCTGTAGCACCTGACTGGTCCGAAACAGTTCGGAAATCT ggCTTCCTGCCTGCGACCTTCTTCCACCGACTGCTTGCCGAGCACACTGAGATCCCGAAGAAAAACAGGCGGcgtcaccaccaccatcaccaccaccatcacgcTCCAGAGCCCACTGCCGAAGACCCCAACATGGACGCAGTGGAAGAGGAGACTCTGGTGTCGGACGGAGCCTACATGATGGATGAGGAGGACCTGGAGACCACCCACCACTTCCTCACCAGTCCAGACTTTGATGTGAAAATGGAGGGCGGCGACAGCCTTTCCCAAGGTGACTATGACAGCTCGGATCAAGAGGCGCTATTGAACGATGTCGTCATAGCACAGAAGGACTCTGACACCTCATCAAGCTCAGAGGACTGA